The Paraburkholderia hospita region ATTGGATTGCGCAAACCGATCATGCATTTGCGCAAAACGATCATTTCGCGGACGGCGCGCTCAATGCCCACGACCTCGCCCATTACCGGCGCGCGGCACGCACCGTATTGCGCCGCGTGTCGCGGCTCTCGCTGTCGCTCACGCTGCGCACGATCGACGCAAACGAGCGGGCCGCGGGCGTGCGCGCCTCGTCCCTGCGCCACAGCAAACCGGGCGAACGCACGGGCGTCGGACTTTCGAGCGGAATCAATTTCACGTCCTCGCGCCGCAGCGCATGCGTCGACACGATCGTCGCGATGTCGGTCTCTCTGACCAGTTCGATCATCGGCGCGATGGCGTTCATTTCCGCGACGACGACGGGCGCCGCATTCGCCATCCGGAACGATTCGTCGAGCAGCACGCGCGTGGAAAAACTGCGCGGCAACAGCACCATGCGCTGCAGATGAAGCTCGGACACGCGCACGAAGCGCCGCTTCGCGAACGGATGCCGCAGCCCGACGGCGAGCATCATCTCCTCGGTGTAGAGCGGCTCGAAACGCAGCGGCAACGCGTCGTTCGGCTTGTACGTCACGCCGATATCGAGGTCGCCGCGCAGCAGCGCCTGCGCGATGCCGTCGCCCGTCATTTCGAGCACGTCGACGCGCACGGACGGATGCCGGTCCAGAAACAGCGACACGCAGCGCGGAATGATGTGCAGGTTGAACGTGTGCGTCGCGCCGATGCGCACGACGCCCGTCATTTCCTCGGCGGCATAGCGCACGGTCGACACGCCTTCGTCGACTTCGCGCAGCGCATTGCGCACGCGCTCCAGAAACAGCTCGCCCGCTTCCGTCATCGTCACGCGCCGGCCTTCGCGCTCGAACAGCCGGCAGCCGAGTTCATCTTCGAGCTGGCGGATCTGATGCGACAGCGTCGATTGCGTGACGTGAACCTTTTGCGCGGCGACGGTGAAGCTCAATTGCTCGGCAAGGGCCGCGAAGTAGCGCAGATGTCGTAGTTCCATGGGTTCTCGTGGGTCGCGTTTGAATCGATGGCATCGATAGATAATCAGCGAAAAATACCATTTTTATCGATAGATTGCCTGCCTTACACTGGCCTCGCCATCAACGATCGCAGCGAGAGGAGACCTCGACGCGATGCTCAACGGACCCGCGAAGCACCCATGAAAATCGGCAAAGAGACTATTCCGCGCACGTCGATCTCGACCTCGAATACGCACACCATCGTCGTGCGAGGACGCGACCTCGCGAACGAACTGATCGGCAAGATCTCGTTCACCGACTACTTCTTCCTGCTCGTCACGGGACAAACGCCCAGCCCGGCCGCCAGCGCCGTGCTCGACGCGACGCTCGTCGCGATCGCGGAGCACGGACTCGTGCCGAGCGTGCAGGCCAGCCGCATGACGCTCGCCGCCGCGCCCGATGCGCTGCAAGGCGCCGTGGCCGCCGGGATTCTCGGTTGCGGTTCGGTGATACTCGGCGCGTCCGAGTCCTGTGGAAAGCTGCTCGACGAAGTGCGGCAGTGCGCGGCGCAAACGGGCGGCGATCTGTCCGAGGCGGCGTTCACGGTGATCACGCGTTATCGCGCGGACAAACGCCCCGTGCCGGGCTACGGCCATCCGCTGCATAAAGAGCGCGACCCGCGCGTCGACGCGCTGTTCGCCGTCGCCGAACGCAGCGGCGCGGATATGACCTATGTACGCATCGCGGAAGCGATCGAATCCGTGTTGCCGGATGTGTTCGGCAAGGCGCTGATGCTCAACGTATCGGCGGCGATTCCCGCTGTGTTGCTGGGCGTCGGCTTTCCGCTGGCCGCGCTCAAGGGCGTGCCGATTCTCGCGCGCACGGCCGGACTGATCGGTCATCTGACGGAAGAGCTGGCGCACTCAATCGGCTTCGCCCTGTCGTATCAGGCCACGCGCGAAGTGGTGTACGACGGCGAAGCGCCCGAAGGCTTTCAGCCCGGCATCTGATCGTTCCGCTCACATCACTTCGCAACGCATCTCTGGAGTTGTTGCATGACCAAAGTTCTCGAAGGCGTCCGGGTGCTCGAACAAGGCACCTTCATCACAGGCCCGGCGGCCGGCATGCTGCTAGGCGATCTGGGCGCCGATGTCGTCAAGATCGAGCAGCCGGGCACGGGCGATCCGTTCCGCGCGTTCAAGGGCGGCCTCTATAGCCCGCACTATCAGACTTACAACCGCAACAAGCGCAGCGTCACGCTGAATACGAAGGATGCCGACGATCTCGCGCTGTTCGACGCCCTCATTCGCGACGCCGATGTGTATA contains the following coding sequences:
- a CDS encoding LysR substrate-binding domain-containing protein, producing the protein MELRHLRYFAALAEQLSFTVAAQKVHVTQSTLSHQIRQLEDELGCRLFEREGRRVTMTEAGELFLERVRNALREVDEGVSTVRYAAEEMTGVVRIGATHTFNLHIIPRCVSLFLDRHPSVRVDVLEMTGDGIAQALLRGDLDIGVTYKPNDALPLRFEPLYTEEMMLAVGLRHPFAKRRFVRVSELHLQRMVLLPRSFSTRVLLDESFRMANAAPVVVAEMNAIAPMIELVRETDIATIVSTHALRREDVKLIPLESPTPVRSPGLLWRRDEARTPAARSFASIVRSVSDSESRDTRRNTVRAARR
- a CDS encoding citryl-CoA lyase is translated as MKIGKETIPRTSISTSNTHTIVVRGRDLANELIGKISFTDYFFLLVTGQTPSPAASAVLDATLVAIAEHGLVPSVQASRMTLAAAPDALQGAVAAGILGCGSVILGASESCGKLLDEVRQCAAQTGGDLSEAAFTVITRYRADKRPVPGYGHPLHKERDPRVDALFAVAERSGADMTYVRIAEAIESVLPDVFGKALMLNVSAAIPAVLLGVGFPLAALKGVPILARTAGLIGHLTEELAHSIGFALSYQATREVVYDGEAPEGFQPGI